Proteins co-encoded in one Streptococcus ruminicola genomic window:
- the hslO gene encoding Hsp33 family molecular chaperone HslO, with translation MDKLIKSISKSGSFRAYVLDSTETVRTAQEKHQTLSSSTVALGRTLIANQILAANQKGDSKVTVKVIGDSSLGHIISVADTKGHVKGYIQNTGVDVKKTATGEVMVGPFMGNGQFVVITDYGTGNPYTSSTPLVSGEIGEDLAFYLTESEQTPSAVGLNVLLDDDDKVEVAGGFMLQVLPGASEEEINRYEKRIQEMPAISKLLESDDHIEALLKAIYGEDEYKVLAEDEIGFNCDCSRERFEAALVTLGKDELKAMKDEDHGAEITCQFCGKTYNFTEDDLEGLIND, from the coding sequence ATGGATAAACTTATAAAATCAATTTCAAAATCTGGTTCTTTCCGTGCTTATGTGCTTGATAGCACTGAGACTGTCAGAACTGCTCAAGAAAAACATCAAACACTTTCTAGCTCTACAGTTGCTCTAGGTAGAACGCTTATTGCCAATCAAATCCTAGCTGCCAATCAGAAAGGAGACAGCAAAGTAACCGTCAAAGTCATTGGTGATAGCTCACTTGGTCACATTATTTCTGTGGCTGATACTAAAGGACACGTTAAAGGCTACATCCAAAACACTGGCGTTGATGTTAAGAAAACTGCTACTGGTGAAGTCATGGTCGGCCCATTCATGGGTAACGGTCAATTCGTTGTTATTACCGATTACGGTACTGGTAACCCATACACATCATCAACACCACTTGTCTCAGGTGAAATCGGTGAAGATTTGGCTTTTTATTTGACTGAATCTGAACAAACACCTTCTGCTGTTGGACTTAATGTCCTTCTTGATGACGATGATAAAGTTGAAGTTGCCGGTGGCTTTATGTTGCAAGTTCTTCCAGGTGCTTCTGAAGAAGAAATCAACCGTTACGAAAAACGTATCCAAGAAATGCCTGCCATTTCAAAACTCTTGGAATCTGATGACCACATCGAAGCTCTTCTAAAAGCTATCTATGGCGAAGACGAATACAAAGTCCTTGCTGAAGATGAAATCGGCTTTAACTGTGACTGCTCACGTGAACGTTTCGAAGCTGCTCTTGTCACTCTTGGCAAAGATGAATTAAAAGCCATGAAAGACGAAGACCACGGTGCTGAAATCACTTGCCAATTCTGCGGTAAAACTTACAACTTCACTGAAGATGATTTGGAGGGCTTGATTAATGACTAA
- the dusB gene encoding tRNA dihydrouridine synthase DusB — protein MTNLSSSFMIGDVEIPHRTVLAPMAGVTNSAFRTIAKEFGAGLVVMEMISEKGLLYNNEKTLHMLHIDETEHPMSIQLFGGDADGLKRAAEYIQENTKADIVDINMGCPVNKVVKNEAGAKWLKDPDKIYHIIDEVTSVLDIPLTVKMRTGWSDNSLAVENALAAESAGVSALAMHGRTREQMYTGKCDLETLARVSKAITKIPFIGNGDVRSVHDAKYMIEEIGVDAVMVGRAAMNNPYIFTQINHYFETGEELPDLPFAKKLDIAEDHLKRLIDLKGEKIAVREFRGLAPHYLRGTAGAAKIRGAVSRAETIDEVKEIFNSLR, from the coding sequence ATGACTAATCTCAGCTCATCTTTCATGATTGGTGACGTTGAAATTCCTCACCGCACGGTTCTAGCACCCATGGCAGGGGTGACAAACTCTGCTTTTCGTACTATTGCCAAAGAATTCGGAGCTGGCTTAGTCGTAATGGAGATGATTTCCGAAAAAGGTCTCCTTTACAATAACGAAAAAACCCTTCACATGCTTCACATTGATGAAACTGAACATCCAATGTCTATCCAATTATTTGGTGGAGACGCGGATGGTTTGAAACGTGCAGCGGAGTATATTCAAGAAAATACAAAAGCTGACATCGTTGACATCAATATGGGCTGTCCTGTCAATAAAGTTGTCAAAAACGAAGCAGGAGCAAAATGGCTCAAAGACCCTGATAAAATTTATCACATCATCGATGAAGTCACTTCTGTTCTTGATATTCCACTTACCGTAAAAATGCGTACAGGCTGGTCAGATAACTCTCTAGCCGTTGAAAATGCCCTTGCTGCTGAATCAGCTGGTGTCTCTGCCCTTGCTATGCATGGACGCACACGTGAACAAATGTACACAGGTAAATGTGACCTTGAAACACTTGCTCGCGTTTCAAAAGCCATCACTAAAATTCCATTTATCGGAAATGGTGACGTGCGCAGCGTTCACGATGCGAAATACATGATTGAAGAAATCGGTGTTGATGCTGTTATGGTTGGACGCGCAGCCATGAACAACCCATACATCTTCACTCAAATCAATCATTATTTTGAAACTGGTGAAGAGTTACCAGATCTTCCATTTGCCAAAAAATTGGACATCGCAGAAGATCACCTCAAACGTCTCATTGACCTTAAAGGTGAAAAAATCGCTGTCCGTGAATTCCGTGGTCTAGCTCCACATTACCTACGTGGTACTGCTGGTGCAGCTAAAATTCGCGGAGCCGTCTCACGCGCAGAAACAATCGACGAAGTCAAAGAAATCTTTAACAGTTTGCGATAA
- a CDS encoding adenylosuccinate synthase, protein MTSVVVVGTQWGDEGKGKITDFLSQDAEVIARYQGGDNAGHTIVIDGKKFKLHLIPSGIFFPEKISVIGNGVVVNPKSLVTELKYLHDEGIKTDSLRISDRAHVILPYHIKLDRLQESSKGDNKIGTTNKGIGPAYMDKAARVGIRIADLLDKDIFAERLRVNLEEKNRLFEKMYECEPIKFEDIFEEYYEYGQQIKDYVTDTSVILNDALDAGKRVLFEGAQGVMLDIDQGTYPFVTSSNPVAGGVTIGSGVGPSKINKVVGVCKAYTSRVGDGPFPTELLDEVGDRIREVGHEYGTTTGRPRRVGWFDSVVMRHSRRVSGITNLSLNSIDVLSGLDTVKICVAYDLDGQRIDHYPASLEQLKRCKPIYEELPGWSEDITGCRSLDELPENARNYVRRVGELVGVRISTFSVGPDRDQTNILESVWANI, encoded by the coding sequence ATGACATCAGTAGTAGTTGTTGGTACCCAATGGGGTGATGAAGGTAAAGGTAAAATCACTGACTTCTTGTCACAAGATGCTGAAGTGATTGCACGTTATCAAGGTGGAGATAATGCAGGACACACTATCGTTATCGACGGTAAAAAATTCAAATTGCATTTGATTCCATCAGGTATTTTCTTCCCAGAGAAAATCTCAGTTATCGGAAATGGTGTAGTTGTTAATCCAAAATCATTGGTAACTGAATTGAAATACTTGCACGATGAAGGTATTAAGACAGACAGTCTTCGTATTTCAGACCGTGCTCACGTTATTTTGCCATATCACATCAAACTTGACCGTTTACAAGAATCTTCTAAAGGTGATAACAAAATTGGGACAACAAACAAAGGAATCGGCCCTGCTTACATGGATAAAGCAGCGCGTGTTGGTATCCGAATTGCTGACCTTTTGGATAAAGACATCTTTGCAGAACGTTTGCGCGTGAACTTGGAAGAAAAGAATCGTCTTTTCGAAAAAATGTACGAATGCGAACCAATCAAATTTGAAGATATCTTTGAAGAATATTATGAATATGGTCAACAAATCAAAGATTACGTTACAGATACATCAGTTATCTTGAACGACGCTCTTGACGCTGGTAAACGTGTTCTTTTCGAAGGTGCACAAGGTGTCATGCTTGATATCGACCAAGGAACATACCCATTTGTTACTTCTTCAAACCCAGTTGCTGGTGGGGTAACAATCGGTTCAGGTGTTGGTCCAAGCAAGATCAATAAAGTTGTCGGTGTATGTAAAGCTTACACAAGTCGTGTTGGTGATGGACCATTCCCAACTGAACTTCTAGATGAAGTTGGAGATCGTATCCGTGAAGTTGGTCACGAATATGGTACAACAACTGGACGTCCACGTCGTGTTGGTTGGTTTGACTCAGTTGTTATGCGTCACAGCCGTCGTGTATCTGGTATCACAAACTTGTCACTTAACTCAATCGACGTTCTTTCAGGACTTGATACTGTTAAAATCTGTGTGGCATACGACCTTGACGGTCAACGTATCGACCACTACCCAGCAAGCCTTGAACAATTGAAACGTTGTAAACCAATCTACGAAGAATTGCCAGGTTGGTCAGAAGACATCACAGGTTGCCGTAGCCTTGATGAACTTCCAGAAAATGCTCGTAACTACGTTCGCCGTGTTGGTGAACTCGTTGGTGTTCGCATTTCAACATTCTCAGTTGGACCAGATCGCGATCAAACTAACATTCTCGAATCAGTTTGGGCAAATATCTAA
- a CDS encoding RrF2 family transcriptional regulator, with translation MISTRGRYAIRVMIDLVENNNDNYIPLKDIAERQEISKKYLEIIVKEMVSGGLLIGASGRGGGYKLRRKPEEYTVGEILELMEGTLSSIACLADKSFDCPRKNKCKTLPMWTEYDNLVHDFFYNKTILDLVNN, from the coding sequence ATGATATCAACAAGAGGACGTTACGCTATTCGAGTAATGATTGACCTCGTCGAAAATAACAATGACAACTATATTCCACTCAAAGACATCGCTGAAAGACAAGAAATTTCCAAAAAATACCTAGAAATTATCGTTAAAGAAATGGTATCAGGTGGCTTGCTCATCGGTGCCAGTGGAAGAGGGGGAGGTTATAAACTTCGTCGAAAACCTGAAGAATACACTGTTGGAGAAATTCTTGAACTCATGGAAGGTACACTGTCATCCATTGCTTGCCTCGCTGACAAATCCTTTGACTGCCCACGAAAAAACAAATGTAAAACTCTTCCCATGTGGACAGAATATGACAATCTCGTCCACGACTTTTTCTACAACAAAACCATCCTCGACCTTGTCAATAATTAA
- a CDS encoding methionine ABC transporter permease yields the protein MSQYIIEAIQLGVLETLEMTFFSALLAYLIGLPLGIILYATAQGKLLENRIVNLILGVIVNVLRSLPFLILLVLLIPFTRLVTGSSIGTIASIVPLTIGTVPIVARMVEASLCEVQPGIIEAATAMGASPLYIILHFILPEATPSLLQGAAINVATVLGYSAMAGVIGGGGLGAIALQYGYYRYQKDVLWSTVALLVIMVMIIQEVGGLLAKKKRKS from the coding sequence ATGAGTCAATACATCATAGAAGCTATTCAACTTGGCGTGTTAGAGACACTAGAGATGACGTTCTTTTCTGCCTTGCTTGCTTATCTTATCGGCTTACCTCTGGGAATTATTTTGTATGCAACAGCTCAGGGAAAGCTTCTAGAAAATCGGATTGTTAATCTTATTTTAGGAGTTATTGTCAATGTTTTAAGGTCATTGCCATTCTTGATTTTACTGGTGCTTTTAATCCCTTTTACACGGCTGGTAACAGGGTCTTCGATAGGAACGATTGCTTCCATTGTGCCTTTAACGATTGGAACAGTTCCAATTGTGGCGCGAATGGTAGAGGCGTCATTATGCGAAGTTCAGCCAGGGATTATTGAAGCTGCAACGGCTATGGGAGCATCACCGTTGTACATTATTTTGCACTTTATTTTGCCAGAAGCAACGCCATCCCTTTTACAAGGTGCTGCTATCAATGTTGCTACTGTTTTAGGTTATTCAGCTATGGCTGGTGTTATCGGTGGTGGCGGTTTAGGTGCCATTGCTTTACAGTATGGTTATTATCGTTATCAAAAGGATGTTCTTTGGTCAACGGTGGCTTTACTGGTGATTATGGTGATGATTATCCAAGAAGTCGGTGGCTTGCTTGCTAAAAAGAAAAGAAAATCATAA
- a CDS encoding methionine ABC transporter ATP-binding protein — protein MVKNVFELENISKTYKNDGKDFMALKDVSLSIHEGEIFGIIGMSGAGKSTLVRTLNRLEDVSSGTVRFYDQDLASLKTEELRDVRHSISMIFQGFNLLQQKTVIQNVEQPLRIIGVDKAKRRQIAEEMLAIVGLSDKKNTYPARLSGGQKQRVAIARALAADPKVLLCDEATSALDPKITSEILALLKEINEKRKITIVIITHEMSVVEKICDRVAIIDNGKVAEIGEVKEVFRHPKSKAARKLVFPTNPFAPSTPDGRLIRIVFDGLAASEPFIANLVETTGKKVNILSANTKSVGGIGYGQMVLELPPDTTDQEIIIDFLKRNGLSLSEVIKE, from the coding sequence TTGGTCAAAAATGTATTTGAGTTGGAAAATATTTCAAAGACATACAAAAATGATGGAAAAGATTTTATGGCTTTAAAAGATGTCAGTTTATCCATCCATGAGGGAGAGATATTTGGCATTATTGGGATGAGTGGCGCTGGAAAGTCAACGTTGGTAAGAACTTTAAATCGTTTGGAGGATGTTTCGTCTGGGACGGTTAGATTTTACGATCAAGATTTAGCTAGTTTAAAAACAGAGGAACTTAGGGATGTGAGACATTCTATCTCCATGATTTTTCAAGGTTTTAATCTTTTGCAACAAAAGACAGTGATTCAAAACGTTGAGCAGCCGTTACGAATTATTGGCGTTGATAAAGCAAAAAGGCGGCAAATCGCTGAGGAAATGCTTGCTATTGTTGGTTTATCCGATAAGAAAAATACTTACCCAGCAAGATTGTCTGGTGGGCAGAAGCAGAGAGTAGCGATTGCCAGAGCTCTTGCGGCTGACCCAAAGGTACTATTATGTGATGAAGCAACCAGTGCTTTGGACCCTAAGATAACAAGTGAGATATTAGCGTTATTAAAAGAGATTAATGAAAAAAGGAAAATCACCATTGTTATCATCACTCATGAGATGTCTGTGGTTGAAAAGATTTGTGACCGTGTGGCAATCATTGATAATGGAAAAGTTGCAGAAATTGGCGAGGTTAAGGAAGTTTTTCGCCATCCAAAATCAAAAGCAGCTCGAAAATTAGTTTTCCCAACGAATCCTTTTGCACCGTCTACTCCAGATGGTCGTCTCATTCGTATTGTTTTTGATGGTTTAGCTGCAAGTGAGCCATTTATTGCCAATCTAGTTGAAACGACAGGAAAAAAGGTCAATATTCTCAGTGCAAATACGAAAAGCGTTGGTGGCATAGGCTATGGTCAAATGGTTTTGGAACTTCCGCCAGATACCACAGACCAAGAAATCATTATTGATTTTTTGAAAAGAAATGGGCTTAGTTTATCGGAGGTGATTAAAGAATGA
- a CDS encoding response regulator transcription factor, whose amino-acid sequence MLNIFVLEDDFFQQSRLEQAINRCMKENQLKYRQLEIFGKPQQLLEAIKEQGNHQFFFLDIEIKGEEKKGMEIAREIRAKDPNAVIVFVTTHSEFMPVTYKYRVAALDFIDKGLNEEEFQEAVSSVLVYAFENVDTTVASDAFVFKNEHSHVQVPFSDILYFETSSTIHKVILTTKTGHMEFYGKVSDIAKADERLYQSHRAYVVNPENVTKIDRTNHIVYFEGDESCFVSRLKLKGLIERVEK is encoded by the coding sequence ATGCTAAATATCTTTGTGTTAGAGGATGATTTTTTCCAACAATCACGTTTGGAACAAGCTATTAATCGTTGTATGAAAGAAAATCAACTGAAATACCGTCAGTTGGAGATTTTTGGGAAGCCTCAACAGCTTTTGGAAGCTATCAAGGAACAAGGGAATCATCAATTTTTTTTCTTAGATATTGAAATTAAAGGAGAAGAGAAAAAAGGAATGGAGATTGCGCGTGAAATTCGTGCTAAAGACCCTAATGCAGTGATTGTTTTTGTGACGACGCACTCTGAATTTATGCCAGTAACTTATAAGTACCGTGTAGCGGCACTTGATTTTATTGATAAAGGGCTAAATGAAGAGGAGTTTCAAGAGGCAGTATCATCTGTTTTAGTATATGCTTTTGAAAATGTCGATACCACAGTAGCAAGTGATGCCTTTGTCTTTAAAAACGAGCATTCACACGTTCAAGTTCCTTTTTCGGATATTTTGTACTTCGAGACATCATCAACAATTCACAAAGTTATTTTAACCACAAAAACAGGGCATATGGAATTTTATGGCAAGGTTTCAGATATCGCAAAAGCAGACGAACGTCTTTACCAAAGTCACCGTGCCTATGTCGTTAATCCAGAAAATGTTACCAAAATCGATCGCACCAACCATATCGTCTACTTCGAAGGCGATGAATCGTGCTTTGTGTCACGCCTGAAACTAAAAGGATTAATCGAAAGAGTGGAGAAATAG
- a CDS encoding ABC transporter ATP-binding protein, whose amino-acid sequence MLKIEHLSKKFAGNDFYSLSDVSMEIEKGEIVGLIGKNGAGKSTLMKMIAKSQKPTSGTITYNGTDINSRDNVLDDFGIMIDPVFYPEMSVIDNLKFYLKLHGKEELYSNIESTLKLVELWDARHRKPKGFSFGMKQRTALAIALVAEPDFLILDEPFVGLDPIGVQKLITILKTWSSERQISMLISSHQLGELEALCSRYVYIEAGKLADAFEGKENPSLVVDLDTTKDLSVLKPFLSETVVLEGHSLDISTVTAAKDLNHLFEVLASHELIAGIDVKENHLKDVFMKG is encoded by the coding sequence ATGCTTAAAATTGAACATTTATCAAAAAAATTTGCGGGAAATGATTTCTACTCGCTTTCTGATGTTTCAATGGAGATTGAAAAGGGCGAGATTGTTGGTTTGATTGGGAAAAATGGTGCTGGTAAATCAACTTTGATGAAAATGATTGCCAAATCTCAAAAACCAACTAGTGGGACAATCACTTACAATGGCACTGATATCAACAGTCGTGACAATGTTTTGGATGATTTTGGAATTATGATTGACCCAGTCTTTTATCCTGAGATGTCTGTTATCGATAATTTGAAATTTTATTTGAAACTACATGGCAAAGAGGAACTTTATTCAAATATTGAAAGTACCTTGAAGTTAGTTGAGCTTTGGGATGCTCGTCATCGTAAGCCAAAAGGGTTCTCTTTTGGGATGAAACAACGTACAGCTTTAGCGATTGCCTTGGTTGCAGAGCCTGATTTCTTGATTTTGGATGAACCTTTTGTAGGGCTTGACCCAATTGGTGTGCAAAAATTAATTACCATTTTGAAAACATGGTCAAGTGAACGTCAAATTTCAATGTTGATTTCAAGTCACCAACTTGGAGAATTGGAAGCTTTATGTAGTCGTTATGTCTACATTGAAGCAGGAAAATTAGCGGATGCTTTTGAGGGTAAAGAAAATCCAAGTCTTGTGGTTGACTTGGATACAACTAAAGATTTGAGTGTTTTAAAACCATTCTTGAGTGAAACGGTTGTTCTAGAAGGGCACTCACTTGATATTTCAACAGTGACAGCAGCGAAAGACCTTAACCACCTCTTTGAAGTTCTGGCTAGTCATGAATTAATTGCAGGTATTGATGTTAAGGAAAACCATCTTAAAGATGTCTTTATGAAAGGGTGA
- a CDS encoding sensor histidine kinase codes for MSFFEFPITLEYEGHFFLKWVIILLIFRQISLYKLNWKYCLGIPLFLTFLEVFYYDIVGLFEILLLPIVLMVVNYRNKLNWTKTQFLFYSFFPFSVVTMFINLATSFILFCFKLSLNDWWEYRWSDFVTLFLGTIFCYLFYNFVRLDNKIIHSGLNNLKLKKVVNSFVSSIVIYSVTTFGLEVLYYIETKDWFKTSIDIIHIRRILPIVYFFIMISFLFYISEEVKKEQENELIRLKDQQLNSMSSYSEHIESLYTQIRGFRHDYTNLLVSLNEAIHHNDMPAVKSIYDTVLVDSGKSLNTDSYQIGNLAKISNPSVKSIISAKLMEAHQKGIALKVEVEDYMDSPKMELLDFIRILSILLDNAIEAAESCQKPSLVFAFFKDKGSDILIVENSTEKKRVNTKTIFQRGFSSKGDNRGIGLANVKEILDKYDNVILNTTSADYQFRQEMKVG; via the coding sequence ATGAGCTTTTTTGAATTTCCAATAACGTTAGAATATGAAGGGCATTTCTTTTTAAAGTGGGTTATTATACTATTAATTTTTCGCCAAATTAGCTTATATAAGTTAAACTGGAAATATTGCTTAGGTATTCCATTGTTTTTAACGTTTCTTGAGGTATTTTATTATGATATTGTAGGTCTATTTGAAATTCTCTTATTGCCTATAGTATTGATGGTTGTCAATTATAGAAATAAATTAAATTGGACAAAAACGCAATTTTTATTTTATAGTTTTTTCCCTTTTTCTGTGGTAACAATGTTTATCAACTTAGCAACGTCATTTATATTATTTTGTTTTAAATTATCTTTAAATGACTGGTGGGAATATCGGTGGTCAGATTTTGTTACTTTATTTTTAGGAACTATTTTTTGTTACCTTTTTTACAATTTTGTTCGTCTAGATAATAAGATTATTCACTCAGGATTGAATAATTTAAAATTAAAAAAAGTTGTTAATTCTTTTGTTTCTTCAATTGTAATTTACTCAGTTACTACATTTGGTTTAGAGGTTTTATATTATATTGAGACTAAAGATTGGTTTAAGACGTCGATTGATATTATTCATATTAGAAGAATTCTTCCAATAGTCTACTTCTTTATAATGATTAGTTTTCTTTTTTATATCAGTGAAGAAGTGAAGAAAGAACAAGAAAATGAGTTGATTCGTTTAAAGGACCAGCAACTCAATTCGATGTCCTCGTATAGTGAGCATATTGAGTCACTTTACACGCAGATTCGTGGCTTTAGGCATGATTACACGAATTTGCTGGTTAGCTTAAATGAAGCAATTCATCACAATGACATGCCAGCTGTTAAAAGTATTTATGATACTGTTTTAGTGGATTCTGGAAAATCGCTAAATACAGATAGTTATCAGATTGGAAATCTAGCTAAAATAAGTAATCCATCAGTCAAAAGTATTATTTCAGCTAAATTAATGGAAGCTCATCAAAAAGGCATAGCTTTAAAAGTGGAAGTTGAGGACTATATGGATAGTCCTAAGATGGAGTTATTGGATTTTATTAGAATTCTTTCGATTCTTTTAGATAATGCCATTGAGGCTGCTGAGAGTTGCCAAAAACCAAGCCTAGTATTTGCCTTTTTTAAAGATAAGGGCAGCGATATTTTGATTGTTGAAAATTCGACAGAAAAGAAAAGGGTCAATACTAAGACCATTTTCCAACGAGGCTTTTCATCAAAAGGCGATAATCGAGGCATCGGTCTAGCCAATGTTAAAGAGATTTTAGATAAGTATGATAATGTTATCTTGAATACGACAAGCGCTGATTATCAGTTTAGGCAAGAGATGAAAGTGGGGTAA
- the gshAB gene encoding bifunctional glutamate--cysteine ligase GshA/glutathione synthetase GshB, whose protein sequence is MNINSLLQDSSKHLPILQATFGLERESLRINQQGKIAQTSHPTCLGSRSFHPYIQTDYSEAQMELITPIGQSTKDALRFLGAITDVAGRSIDKDEYLWPLSMPPQVSEDEIHIAQLEDDWERHYRKHLAQVYGKKLQSMSGIHYNMELGKDLVAALFQQSGYDSLITFKNDLYLKLAQNFLRYRWLLTYLYGASPIAEQGFLSHKLAQPVRSIRNSQFGYVNRNNIQVSYQSLENYINDIEHYVTSGQLIAEKEFYSAIRLRGSKHIRDYLTQGITYLEVRCFDLNPFDHRGITQETLDTVHLFVLALLWLDSSSAIDQDIAKATELNNVIALSHPLKKLPQEAPISEILSAMQGVIEHFDLPSYYQELLNHVKEQIKNPELTIGGRLLEKIDNLSLETFGQKQGQAFHEYALKAPYALKGYESMELSTQMLMFDAIQKGLHLEILDENDQFIKLWHGDHIEYVKNANMTAKDSYITPLIMENKVVTKKLLAQAGFPVPAGQEFSDKDSALRYFSQIKNKAIVVKPKSTNFGLGISIFKEPAELTAYQKALDIAFSEDDTVLVENFIAGTEYRFFVLDGKCEAIVLRVAANVVGDGKHTIAQLVELKNQSPLRGRGHRSPLEIIDLGAVERLMLEQQGYTPDDIPANGVKVDLRRNSNISTGGDSIDVTDIMPSDYKELAAQMASAVGAWVCGVDLIIPDKTLPASKETPNCACIELNFNPAIYLHTYCHEGPGQPLAPKIIAKLFPEI, encoded by the coding sequence ATGAACATCAATAGTTTATTACAAGATTCGTCTAAACATTTACCAATCTTGCAAGCAACTTTTGGTTTGGAAAGAGAAAGCTTGCGGATTAATCAACAAGGCAAAATTGCTCAAACAAGCCACCCAACCTGTCTTGGAAGTCGTTCTTTTCACCCTTATATTCAGACAGATTATAGTGAAGCTCAGATGGAACTTATCACTCCTATCGGGCAATCAACCAAAGATGCCCTACGTTTTTTAGGAGCCATTACAGACGTTGCAGGGCGCTCGATTGATAAGGATGAATACCTCTGGCCTCTATCAATGCCACCTCAAGTCAGTGAAGATGAGATTCACATTGCTCAATTAGAAGATGATTGGGAGCGTCATTATCGTAAACATCTAGCTCAGGTTTATGGCAAAAAATTACAATCTATGTCTGGCATTCATTACAATATGGAGCTGGGAAAAGATTTGGTTGCTGCGCTTTTCCAACAAAGCGGCTATGATTCGCTCATCACCTTCAAAAACGACCTTTATCTAAAATTAGCTCAAAATTTCTTACGCTATCGTTGGCTTCTAACCTATCTTTACGGAGCTTCGCCAATCGCTGAGCAAGGATTTTTAAGTCACAAATTAGCTCAACCCGTTCGTTCTATTCGAAATAGTCAGTTTGGCTACGTGAACCGCAATAACATCCAAGTTTCTTATCAGAGTCTTGAAAACTACATTAATGATATCGAGCATTATGTAACTTCTGGTCAGCTTATTGCTGAAAAGGAATTTTATTCTGCTATTCGCCTTCGTGGCAGCAAACACATCCGTGATTATTTAACACAAGGCATCACTTACCTTGAAGTACGCTGCTTTGACCTTAATCCTTTTGATCATCGTGGAATCACCCAAGAAACACTTGATACTGTTCATCTTTTCGTTCTTGCTCTTCTCTGGCTTGATAGTAGCTCTGCTATTGACCAAGATATCGCTAAGGCTACTGAGCTTAATAATGTCATTGCTCTTAGCCACCCGCTTAAAAAATTACCACAAGAAGCACCTATTTCAGAAATCTTATCAGCTATGCAAGGCGTGATTGAACATTTTGACTTGCCATCTTATTACCAAGAATTGTTAAATCATGTCAAAGAACAAATCAAGAATCCTGAATTAACTATTGGAGGACGTTTACTAGAAAAAATTGATAATCTTTCATTAGAAACATTTGGTCAAAAACAAGGACAAGCTTTCCACGAGTATGCCCTTAAAGCTCCCTATGCTCTTAAAGGGTATGAATCAATGGAACTCTCTACTCAAATGTTAATGTTTGACGCTATCCAAAAAGGCCTTCACCTGGAAATCCTTGATGAGAATGATCAATTTATTAAATTATGGCATGGCGATCATATTGAATACGTTAAAAATGCCAATATGACTGCTAAGGACAGCTACATTACACCACTTATTATGGAAAATAAAGTGGTTACTAAAAAACTCCTCGCTCAAGCAGGATTTCCTGTTCCAGCTGGCCAAGAATTCAGCGATAAAGACAGTGCGCTCCGCTATTTCTCACAAATCAAAAATAAAGCTATCGTCGTTAAACCTAAATCAACTAACTTCGGTCTGGGAATTTCTATTTTTAAAGAACCAGCTGAACTGACAGCGTATCAAAAAGCCTTAGATATTGCATTTTCTGAAGATGATACCGTCTTAGTTGAAAACTTTATCGCAGGTACCGAATACCGTTTCTTCGTTCTTGATGGTAAATGCGAAGCTATTGTCTTGCGCGTGGCAGCAAATGTCGTTGGCGATGGCAAACACACCATTGCCCAATTGGTAGAACTCAAAAACCAGAGTCCTCTTCGGGGCCGCGGTCACCGCTCACCACTTGAAATCATTGACTTGGGAGCTGTCGAGCGTCTCATGTTAGAACAACAAGGTTACACTCCTGATGATATCCCAGCAAATGGTGTCAAAGTTGATTTACGCCGTAACTCTAACATTTCAACTGGTGGCGATTCAATTGATGTTACTGATATCATGCCATCAGATTATAAAGAATTGGCTGCCCAAATGGCTAGCGCTGTTGGAGCTTGGGTCTGCGGAGTTGATTTGATTATCCCAGATAAGACCTTACCAGCTAGCAAAGAAACACCAAATTGTGCTTGTATCGAATTGAACTTTAATCCTGCCATTTACCTTCACACTTACTGTCATGAAGGACCTGGACAACCCCTTGCTCCAAAAATCATCGCTAAACTATTTCCTGAGATTTAA